One part of the [Pantoea] beijingensis genome encodes these proteins:
- a CDS encoding ABC transporter permease: MNKKWLNIASGVTGLALLLLFWWVITLNNSGLMERFKPDAAFISLWQLLHGAELQLHIEVSLLRVAIGLFFALLIGVPIGLLTGYFQRLEALTSPAFQFLRMISPLSWMPLAVMIWGVGDRPIWFLLTFAAVWPIIISTASGVRQIDRGWLALVHSLSATRLETLYHIILPAIISPVLTGIRLAIGILWIVLVPCEMLGVNAGLGYFILDTRDRLAYSELMATILLIGILGFLMDYLARLPARYWAARHG, from the coding sequence GTGAATAAAAAATGGCTAAATATTGCTTCGGGCGTCACGGGGTTGGCGCTGCTGCTGCTGTTCTGGTGGGTGATAACCCTCAATAACAGCGGGCTGATGGAACGCTTTAAACCGGATGCTGCGTTTATCAGCCTGTGGCAGTTGCTGCACGGCGCTGAGTTGCAATTACATATTGAAGTGAGTCTGTTGCGGGTTGCAATCGGCCTGTTTTTTGCGCTGCTGATTGGGGTGCCGATAGGATTACTGACCGGATACTTTCAGCGACTGGAAGCACTGACGTCTCCGGCTTTTCAATTTTTACGGATGATCTCTCCGCTCTCGTGGATGCCACTGGCCGTGATGATATGGGGCGTCGGTGACAGGCCTATCTGGTTTCTACTGACCTTCGCCGCCGTCTGGCCGATTATTATCAGCACCGCCAGTGGCGTTCGCCAAATCGATCGCGGTTGGCTGGCACTGGTCCATTCGCTGAGTGCGACACGGCTGGAGACGCTATATCATATTATTTTACCCGCCATTATCAGTCCGGTATTAACCGGTATCCGGCTGGCGATAGGCATCCTGTGGATTGTCCTGGTGCCCTGTGAAATGCTGGGGGTTAATGCTGGATTAGGCTATTTCATCCTTGATACACGTGACCGGCTGGCCTATTCCGAGTTGATGGCCACCATTCTTCTGATCGGCATTTTAGGTTTCTTAATGGACTATCTCGCTCGCCTGCCCGCCCGTTACTGGGCTGCGCGGCACGGTTAG
- a CDS encoding SDR family oxidoreductase yields MTTANKTALVTGASRGIGRAIAYRLAEDGFSVIVNYAGNVANADEIVANIKAKGGNAVAIQADVANEADVSRLFRDAKAFTGQLDVVVNSAGIMPLAKITPAAIADFDKTINTNLRGAFLILANAAETVADGGRIIALSTSVIGKSFPTYGPYIASKEGVEGLVRVLANELRGRNITVNAVAPGPTGTELFFNGKTEEQINMMAKLVPLERIGTPEEIASVISTLAGPDGGWVNAQVIRVNGGMV; encoded by the coding sequence ATGACAACAGCAAACAAAACGGCGCTGGTAACAGGCGCATCTCGAGGCATTGGCCGCGCTATCGCTTATCGCCTGGCTGAAGATGGCTTTTCCGTCATCGTTAACTATGCGGGCAATGTTGCCAATGCTGATGAAATCGTTGCAAACATAAAAGCAAAAGGTGGTAATGCCGTTGCAATCCAGGCGGATGTCGCTAATGAAGCGGACGTTAGCCGCCTGTTCCGTGATGCCAAAGCGTTCACTGGCCAGTTGGATGTTGTCGTTAACAGCGCCGGCATTATGCCACTGGCGAAAATTACACCTGCCGCCATCGCTGATTTTGATAAAACGATTAATACCAACCTGCGCGGTGCATTCTTGATTCTGGCCAACGCAGCAGAAACCGTAGCCGATGGAGGAAGAATTATTGCTCTGTCCACTAGCGTAATTGGGAAATCCTTCCCAACCTACGGACCATACATCGCCTCTAAAGAGGGTGTGGAAGGTCTGGTCCGCGTTTTAGCCAACGAACTCCGTGGCCGCAATATTACCGTGAACGCTGTCGCACCGGGTCCAACCGGAACTGAGCTGTTCTTCAATGGTAAAACTGAAGAGCAAATCAATATGATGGCTAAACTGGTACCACTGGAGCGTATCGGGACGCCTGAAGAGATTGCCAGTGTGATCTCTACGCTGGCCGGTCCGGATGGCGGCTGGGTCAACGCGCAAGTTATTCGCGTTAACGGCGGTATGGTATAA
- a CDS encoding SrfA family protein: MASALLRSGNPESLLALGENGQPVYASALQIRETLRLKNQQIIADCLAIPQPNELGDRIDWYAPFHGKITSWNAASDGARASAIHQLEACRIGINALIAHAAAAENTAMQRFAALLGNALQFPDSHYIYLVNGKPIVTFWGFVTRDTPPCHDVLDSLRASVHAEVPFSLTVTEPNGIVSPPAGTDTTVAVNVRRTGWKRLWLFWPGMIAVVSTLVLASLLSKPGKPSDVINPSPVRYPAVNTVLLPVTLATLAADRKAETLPPAPAPERTADNRPETVALDDSRALVMPPAAVKIGSTAFLNGSWRVTLTIAGLPTGNAPGLKYRLYNGKGIASILQADGIRCKADITSGLMRSGKLVINSRYTARCSDKSRYRMPEIICKATPTAARCEAHYGETVFPITIKREGK, from the coding sequence GTGGCAAGCGCATTATTACGCAGTGGAAACCCGGAGTCTTTACTCGCTTTGGGGGAAAATGGACAGCCGGTATATGCCTCTGCGCTGCAAATCCGCGAAACGTTACGTCTCAAAAACCAGCAAATCATTGCCGATTGTCTGGCCATTCCCCAACCAAACGAGTTGGGCGACAGGATTGATTGGTACGCACCCTTTCACGGCAAAATCACATCATGGAATGCTGCCAGTGACGGAGCGCGTGCCTCGGCCATACATCAATTAGAAGCGTGCAGAATCGGTATTAACGCCCTGATTGCACACGCCGCAGCGGCGGAAAATACCGCCATGCAACGTTTTGCTGCGTTACTTGGTAACGCCCTGCAATTTCCTGATAGTCATTATATTTATTTGGTGAACGGAAAACCGATCGTTACGTTCTGGGGGTTTGTCACACGCGATACCCCTCCGTGTCATGATGTGCTCGACAGTTTGCGTGCCAGCGTGCATGCCGAGGTCCCCTTTTCCCTCACTGTGACAGAACCAAATGGCATCGTTTCCCCGCCTGCCGGAACAGATACGACGGTGGCGGTAAACGTGCGCAGAACCGGCTGGAAACGTCTTTGGCTATTTTGGCCGGGAATGATCGCCGTTGTTAGCACTCTTGTGCTGGCCAGCCTGTTGTCAAAACCCGGGAAACCTTCCGATGTGATTAATCCCAGCCCGGTGCGTTACCCCGCCGTAAATACCGTTTTACTGCCTGTTACCCTCGCGACTCTGGCTGCGGACCGAAAAGCAGAAACTCTGCCACCGGCTCCGGCTCCGGAACGTACGGCAGACAATCGCCCGGAAACGGTAGCGTTAGATGATAGCCGTGCCCTGGTAATGCCGCCCGCAGCGGTCAAAATCGGTTCCACTGCCTTTCTTAACGGCAGTTGGCGCGTCACGCTTACGATCGCTGGTCTGCCAACCGGTAACGCGCCTGGCCTGAAATACCGCTTATATAACGGGAAAGGAATAGCCAGCATCCTGCAGGCTGATGGCATTCGCTGTAAAGCAGATATCACCAGTGGATTAATGCGATCCGGCAAGTTGGTCATCAATAGCCGTTACACCGCTCGTTGTAGCGATAAATCGCGTTACAGAATGCCGGAAATCATCTGTAAGGCAACACCGACTGCCGCACGCTGTGAAGCACACTACGGTGAAACAGTTTTTCCGATAACGATCAAACGTGAAGGCAAATAG